AGCGCTTCGTTGCCGCGACCCACTTCGTCAAAGGACAGGCCTGCCCAGCCGATGTCGTAGCCACGTGGCAGCGTTTGCGCCGCCACTTCCTGGATGGCCTTGATGGCATCGCCGCTGCTGTAGCCCTCAGCCGGAGCTCCCTGGATGGAGGGGGCAGGGTAGGCATTGTAACGGGTGATCTCATTCAGCCCCTGCTTGGGCACCAGCTTCATAAAGGCGGAGTAGGGCACCATTTCACCCTTTTCGTTAGCCACGTACAGATCGTCGAGATCCTTGGGCATCCGTCGGTACTTCGGATCGGCCTGGACATAAAGCTTGAAAAACTGGCCGAACTTGATGAATCCCTGCTCATAGGTGCTGCCGATGAGGATGCCCAGATTGTCCATCGCTTTGCCGATGGAGACGCCCTTTTGCATGGCCACCTTGTTATCAATCACGATCTCCTGCTGCGGGTAGCTGGCGCTGAAAAAGGTGAACAGACCGCGCAGTTCCTTGCGCTTATGCAGCGCCGCCATGAACTCGTTATTCACCACCTGCAGACGGTCATAGTCACCCGTGTTGCTTTTGTCGAGCAACCGCAGGGAAAAGCCGCCCGCTGCACCGTAGCCGGGTACGGCTGGAGGCTCGTAAAACTCGAGCTGCGCTCCAGCGATCTCTTTGCACTTCTCCTCCAGCTCCGCGATGATCTGCGGCGCGGTCAGCTTGCGGTCTCCCCAGTTCTTGAGGTTGATGAGGCAGGTGCCCGCATTGGAGCCACGGCCTTCCGTGAGCACCTCATAGCCAGCCAGGGTGGAGACAGACTCCACTCCTTCGATGCTTTTGGCGATCTTCTGCAACTCGATGGACTTGGCATACGTGCGTTCCAGTGTCGAGCCTGGAGGGGTCTGCAGGATGGCGTAAATCATGCCCTGGTCCTCCGCCGGGATGAAGCCTGAAGGCAGCTCTTGATTGATGAAATAAACCGCCGCTCCCGAGGCTGCTAATACGACCAAAGTCAAGATCCACCGATGCGCGATCCTTTTCAGCAAGGACTCATACATGTCTGTGATCCGCTCAAAGACACGGTTGAAGATGCTGAGCAGCCAGGCGATGGGCCCGCGCCGTTTGTGGCTGTCCCCATGATCTGGTTTCTTCAGGATCATGGCGCAGAGCACCGGTGCTAGGGTCAGCGCCATAACACCTGAGAGCACGATGGCCACGGCCATGGTGATGGAGAACTGCCGGTAAAAGACACCGACCGGCCCTGGCATGAACGTGACGGGTACAAACACCGCCGTCATCACCAGGGTGATGGCGATGATGACGCCCGCGATTTCATGCAGCACCATCTTCGTCGCCGCATAGGGGGACAGATGATCCTTCCCATGCATCTTCGCATGCACAGCCTCTACGACCACGATGGCATTGTCCACCACGATGCCGATGGCCAGCACGAGGGCAAAGAGCGTGATGAGATTGATGGTGACGCCAAAACATTGCATCAGGAAAAACGCGCCGATGAGGGACACCGGCACCGCGAGTGTGGGGATGAGTGTGGAACGCCAGTCCCCGAGGAAAATGAACACCACCAGCGCCACCAGAATGAAGGCCTCCGCCAGTGTGTGCAGCACTTTCTCGATGGAGGCATCCAGGAAATTGGACACGTCATAACTAACCTTGTAGTCCATGCCCGAGGGGAAGGATTTGACCTTAAACTCCGCCAGCTTCGCCTTGATCTCTTTGATCACGTCATGGGCGTTGCTGCCGAAGCTTTGCTTGATGACGATGGCCGCAGAGGGGCTGCCATCGAGGTCAGAATAAAGGTCATAAAACTCACTGCCCAGTTCTACGGTCGCCACATCCTTCAGCCGCAGCAGCTCGCCTTCTTCGGTGGATCTCAGAATGACATTTTCATACTGCTCCACATCATTGAACCGGCCTGAATACGTCAGCACATACTCCAGGGCCTGAGAGGTCTTGCTATCCGCGCGGCCCAGACGCCCGGGGGAGCCGATGACGCTCTGCTCCGCCAGCGCTTCCATCACTTTTTCGGTGGAGATGTTGTAGGCGCGCATGCGGTCAGGCTTCAGCCACACGCGCATGGCATACTGGCGCGTGCCCAGGATCTTGGCCGAGCCCACGCCCGGGATGCGACTCAGTTCTGGAATGAGGTTGATGTAGCCGTAGTTGAACAGGAACTGCATGTCCGCGTTCTTGTCCGTGCTGTACAAGTTCACGTACATGAGCATGTTAGGTGACAGGTTGTTCACTACGACGCCCTCGCGCTGCACCAGCGGGGGAAGGCGGCTCATCACCTGGTTCACGCGGTTCATCACGTTCACCGTCGCTTGGTTTGGGTCGGTGCCCATGTTGAAGATCACCTGGATGGTGGCCTCGCCAGCGCTAGTCGCATCGGAGGTCATGTACTTCATGTTAGGCACGCCATTGATGGAGCGCTCCAGGGGGATGAGGCAGGACTCTTCCAGGACCTTGGCGCTCGCGCCTGGGTAGTCCAGCGTGACCATCACCACCACCGGGGCCACATCTGGGAACTGGGAGATGGGGAGAGTGACGATGGAAAGGCCACCCAGGAACAGGATGAGCAGGGAGATGACGATGGCCAGAGCTGGCCGGTGGAGGATCTTGGTAAACATGGTCGTTCGGATGCTCCCGTGTTATTCAGCCCGCAGTTTCAGGTGCTTGAAAGCCTCTTCCGGCTCCTCAAATTCATACTCGGCTTTCTCGCCACTCTTGGCCTGCCGCAGCCCTTCGATCACGATCTGGTCATTTTCAGTTAGGCCTTTGCTAACAATGAAAAGATCTTCGATCTCTTCACTGATGTGGATGCGCTGC
This is a stretch of genomic DNA from Prosthecobacter dejongeii. It encodes these proteins:
- a CDS encoding efflux RND transporter permease subunit is translated as MFTKILHRPALAIVISLLILFLGGLSIVTLPISQFPDVAPVVVMVTLDYPGASAKVLEESCLIPLERSINGVPNMKYMTSDATSAGEATIQVIFNMGTDPNQATVNVMNRVNQVMSRLPPLVQREGVVVNNLSPNMLMYVNLYSTDKNADMQFLFNYGYINLIPELSRIPGVGSAKILGTRQYAMRVWLKPDRMRAYNISTEKVMEALAEQSVIGSPGRLGRADSKTSQALEYVLTYSGRFNDVEQYENVILRSTEEGELLRLKDVATVELGSEFYDLYSDLDGSPSAAIVIKQSFGSNAHDVIKEIKAKLAEFKVKSFPSGMDYKVSYDVSNFLDASIEKVLHTLAEAFILVALVVFIFLGDWRSTLIPTLAVPVSLIGAFFLMQCFGVTINLITLFALVLAIGIVVDNAIVVVEAVHAKMHGKDHLSPYAATKMVLHEIAGVIIAITLVMTAVFVPVTFMPGPVGVFYRQFSITMAVAIVLSGVMALTLAPVLCAMILKKPDHGDSHKRRGPIAWLLSIFNRVFERITDMYESLLKRIAHRWILTLVVLAASGAAVYFINQELPSGFIPAEDQGMIYAILQTPPGSTLERTYAKSIELQKIAKSIEGVESVSTLAGYEVLTEGRGSNAGTCLINLKNWGDRKLTAPQIIAELEEKCKEIAGAQLEFYEPPAVPGYGAAGGFSLRLLDKSNTGDYDRLQVVNNEFMAALHKRKELRGLFTFFSASYPQQEIVIDNKVAMQKGVSIGKAMDNLGILIGSTYEQGFIKFGQFFKLYVQADPKYRRMPKDLDDLYVANEKGEMVPYSAFMKLVPKQGLNEITRYNAYPAPSIQGAPAEGYSSGDAIKAIQEVAAQTLPRGYDIGWAGLSFDEVGRGNEALYIFIIVLMFVYLVLVAQYESFMLPLAVILSLPVGVMGSFLLLKAMGLDNDIYAQVGLIMLVGLLGKNAILIVEFAAQRHHEGLPIFEAAVEGAKVRFRPILMTSFAFIAGMVPLLRAQGAGAIANRTIGASAAGGMLLGTVMGLLVIPGLYYIFAKLSDRGKLLPDEHDTPLSELPEYP